The window CCCTCGCCCTCCCCAAGGCGGTCTTCCGGGGAGGGACCTGCCTCATCCTCACCGTAGGGGGCCTCCTCGCCTTCCGCAAGGATGCCTAAGGACTGGGACGCCTTCTACCGCAACGCCCCGGAAGACCGCCCCCCGGCCTTCGTGGTGCGGGCCTACGGCCCCTTCGTCCCCCAGGGTCCCGTGTTGGACCTGGCGGGGGGCCTGGGGCGGAACGCCCGTTACTTCCTGCAAAGGGGCCACCCCGTGGTCCTGGTGGAAAGGAGCCGGGAAGCCCTAAGGCGGCTTTCGGGCACGCCGGGCCTTACCCTGGTGGCCCTGGACCTGGAAGGGGCGGACGCCCCCCAAAGCCTCCCCCAGGGGCCCTTCGCCGGGATCGTGATGGCCTACTACGTGAACCGCCCCCTCCTCCAAGGCCTCGCCCCCCTCCTCCTCCCCGGGGGGCTGGTGCTTGTGGAGGGCTTCTCCCGGAAGGAGGCCCTGAGGCGGGGAAGGCCCCATAGTCCCTTCTACTGGGAAGGGGAAGAACTCCTCACCCCTCCCCCGGGCCTGGCCTTAAGGGCCTTTGGGGAGGGGTGGATGGAAGGGTACCGGGTCTACGCCGTCTACCTCAGGCCTTGAGGCCCCGGGCCACGAGCTCGGCGATGTCCAGGACCTCGAGGGGCTTCTCGTCCTGGGCCACCTCCACGTTCATCATGGCCATGCAGAAGGGGCACCCCGTGGCGATGACCTCCGCCCCCGTTCCCTTGAGCTCCTTATAGCGGTTCTCGGAAACACGCATGGCCCCGGGCTCCTCCTCCTTCCAGAACTGGGCCCCGCCCGCCCCGCAGCAGAAGCTCCTCTCCCGGCTCCGGGGAGGCTCGGTGAGGGCGAAGCCCACCCCCTTCAGCACCTCGCGCGGGGCCTCGTAGACCCCGTTGTGGCGGCCCAGGTAGCAGGGGTCGTGGAAGACCACCTTGCGGGTTTCCTCCTCCACCCGGATCTTCCCCTTACGCAAGAGCTCGGCGATGAACTCCGTGTGGTGGACCACCCGGTAGTGGCCGCCGAAGTCCTTGTACTCGTTCTTCAGGGTGTGGAAGCAGTGGGGGCAGGTGGTGACGATGGTCTTGGGGGCCACCTCGTTCAGGGTCTCCACGTTCTCCGTGGCGAGCTGGAAGAAGAGGTACTCGTTGCCCGCGCGCCTGGCGGCGTCCCCGGTGCACTTTTCCCGCCTGCCCAGGACGGCCCAGTCCACCCCGCTGGCGTTCAGGATCTCCACCATGCTGCGGGCGATCTTCTGGGCCCGGGGGTCGTAGCTCGGGGCGCACCCCACCCAGTAGAGGACCTCGGGGTGGGGCTTCTCCTCCACCGTGGGGACGTTGAGCCCTTCCGCCCAGTCCAGGCGCTTGTCCTGGCCGATGCCCCAGGGGTTCCCCGAGCGCTCCATGCCCCGGAAGGCGTTGTTGAGCTCCTGGGGGAAGCTCCCCTCCATGAGGACCTTGGCCCGGCGCACGTCCAGGATGTGGAGCATGGGCTCGTTGCCCACGGGGCAGACCTCCACGCAGGCCAGGCAGGTGGTGCAGGCCCAGAGGGCCTCCTCGTTCAGGGCGAAGTCCATGAGGGGCCTGGGGCTTTCCTCGCCCTGGGCGAACCGGGGGAGGATCTCGTTCAGCTCGTAGCGCTCGGAGATGAGGATGGCGGCCGGGCTTAGGGCCTTTCCCGTGGCGTAGGCGGGGCAGGCCTCCTGGCAGCGGTTGCACATGATGCAGGCGTAGGCGTCAAGGAGCCGCTTCCAGGAGAGGTCCTCCAGCTTCTCCGCCCCGAACTTCTCCTCCTCCTTCTCAAAGTCCAGGGGCGTGAGGGCCCCCGGAACCTCCTTGCGGAAGGCCAGGTTGATGGGGGCCATGAAGAGGTGGATGTGCTTGGAGCGGGGGAAGTAGGGGAGGAAGAGGAGGATGGAGCCCAGGGCGCCCCACCAGAAGAAGTGCTCGCCGAAGGTGAGGAGGGCGGGGGGAAGGCCGGAAAGCGCCCCGGCGAGGGCGCTCGCCACGGGCTGGAAGGGGTCCGGGCCTTCACCCGCAAGCTGGAAGGCCTTGGAGAGGAGGCGGCTTCCCACGTGGAAGGCGATGAAGGCCCCCACGATGGCCGAGTCCCGGGCGATGCCCGCCCGCGCCTTCTCGTGCAGGGGGACGTTGGGGTTCCAGGTGAAGTCCCTGGGGGCGAGGAGGTAGCGCCTGAGCATCAGGCCCAGGATCCCCACGAGGATCAGGAAGGTGAGGAGGTCGGCCACGATATTGTATGCATTCCAAATGCCTCCCCGGGCGTGGAGGCCGAAGAAACCCTCCAGAAAGTCCACGAGGTTCACGAGGAGGTAGTAGACGAAGCCGTAAAAGACGAAGGCGTGGAGGAGGGAGACGAGGGGCCTCCTCTTGAACACGGTCTGCTGGGTGAGGACGAGCCAGAGGGCCCGCCCGACCCGCTCGGGCAGGCGGTCAAACCGCTCCTCGGGCCGGCCCCGCCTTATGGCGAGGTAGACCCGGCGGAAGCCCGTGTAGGCGTAATAAAGGCTTCCCGCGGCGAGGAGGATAAAGAGGATTTTCTCCGCTAAGGTCAGCATGGGCTCCACCTCCTTATACTCGGTAAAAGTTTACCCCATACCCCAGGCTTGGCAAGAGCGTACAATGGCCTGCCATGGAGACGGCGGCCTTTCTCCTCATGGCTTTCTTCGGGCTTCTGAACCTCTGGGTGTTCCATCGCTTCCGCAGGCCCCTCCTGCCCCTGGTGGCGGCCCTCTTCGTGAGCTTCTTCGCCTTCTTCCTTTCCCCCATACTCGGCCTTGTCGCCTTCCTCGTGGGCCAGACCCTGGCCTTTTACGCCGCGGGAAAGAGCCGATAGGCCCCAAGGGCCACAAGCCCCCCGATCAGGGCCCCCACCGCCACCTCCAGGTAGGTGTGCCCCAAAAGCTCCTTCAGGGGGCCCCGCTGGGGACCCAGGCGGATCACCTGGCCGAGCTCCTCCATGAGCTGGTTGAGGAGCTGGGCGTGAAGCCCCGCCGCCCGGCGGATCCCGGCGGCGTCGTACATGACGATGAAGGCGAAGACGGCGGCCACGGCGAAGAGGCTGGTGTCAAACCCTTCCCTGAGGCCCACGCTCACCGCGAGGGCGCTCACCGTGGCGGAGTGGGTGGAGGGCATCCCCCCGGTGTCCAGGAAGCGGTGCCACTGGAAGCGCCCCTCCAGGAAGTAGTAGAGGAGGAGCTTGAGGGTCTGGGCGGTGAGGTTGGCGAGGACCGCCGTCCAGAAAACGGCGTTAGCCAGAAGCTCCATGGCGCCTCAAGAGGGCGGCCTCGAGGGTGTTCCCCATGAGCATGGCCACGGTCATGGGCCCCACCCCGCCCGGCACGGGGGTGAGGGCGAAGGCCACCTCGGCCACCTCGGGGTGCACGTCGCCGAGAAGCCTCCCCTCCACGCGGTTCACGCCCACGTCCACCACGATGGCCCCCTCCCGCACCCACTCCTTCCGCACCAGGTGGGGCCGGCCCACGGCCACCACCAGGACCTGGGCCCTCCGGGTGACCTCGGGCAGGTCCTGGGTCTTGGAGTGGGCCAGGGTCACGGTGGCGTCCTCCCGCAGAAGAAGCCCCGCCAGGGGCTTTCCCACGATGTTGGACCGCCCCACCACCACCACCTCCTTGCCCCTAAGGTCCACCCCGTAGTGCTTGAGGAGACGGACCACCCCTAGGGGGGTGCAGGGGAAAAGCCCCTTTCCCCCGCTCCAAAGCCGCCCCACGTTCAGGGGGTGGAAACCGTCCACGTCCTTCAAGGGGTGGATGGCCTCGAGGACCCGCTGGGTGCGGATGTGCGGGGGGAGGGGAAGCTGGACCAGGATCCCGTCCACCTCCTCGTCGGCGTTGAGGGCGGCGATCCTTTCCAGAAGGGCCTCCTCGGGGAGGTCCTCCGGGTAGACCTCCACCTGGCTTCGGTACCCCAAAGCCCGCGCCCGCTTGTCCTTAAGCCGCACGTAGGCCACCGAGGCCGGGTCCTCCCCGAGCCGGATCACCCGCAGGGATGGCGTGAAGGAAAGGCTACGTAGCCGGGCGCGGATCTCCTCGTAGACCGCCTCCGCCGCCTCGTGTCCCGAAAGCACCTGGGCCGCCACCTAAGCCTCCTTGGCCACCGTCTTCAGCTCCCCGGCCGCCACCCGGCGGTAGACCCGGGCGAGGACCCCGTTGACGAAGCTCCCCGAGTGCTCGCCGCCGTAGCGGTTGGCGATCTTCACCGCCACCTCAATCAAGGGCTCAAAGGGCGTGGGTTCGTAGAGCATCTCGTAGACGGCCAGGCGCAGCACGGCCAGGTCCGTCTTGGCCATCTGGCGGAAGTCCCAGCCCTCCACCGTCTCCTCGAGCACCCGGTCCACCTCCTCCTGGTGGGCCTTGTACCCCGAGAGGAGGCGCCGGGCGAAGGCCACCCCCTCCTGGTCCAGGGGCTCGGCGTACCCCTCCTCCTCCCCGCCCATCTCCTCCAGGGCGTGCTGGAAGGCCTCTTCCAGCCCCATCCCCCCCACGGTGTGGGCGAAGAGGGCCCGCATGGCCAGCTCCCTAGCCCGCCTGCGCATGGTCCTCCTTCGGCACCAC of the Thermus thermophilus HB8 genome contains:
- a CDS encoding methyltransferase domain-containing protein, which translates into the protein MPKDWDAFYRNAPEDRPPAFVVRAYGPFVPQGPVLDLAGGLGRNARYFLQRGHPVVLVERSREALRRLSGTPGLTLVALDLEGADAPQSLPQGPFAGIVMAYYVNRPLLQGLAPLLLPGGLVLVEGFSRKEALRRGRPHSPFYWEGEELLTPPPGLALRAFGEGWMEGYRVYAVYLRP
- a CDS encoding (Fe-S)-binding protein — encoded protein: MLTLAEKILFILLAAGSLYYAYTGFRRVYLAIRRGRPEERFDRLPERVGRALWLVLTQQTVFKRRPLVSLLHAFVFYGFVYYLLVNLVDFLEGFFGLHARGGIWNAYNIVADLLTFLILVGILGLMLRRYLLAPRDFTWNPNVPLHEKARAGIARDSAIVGAFIAFHVGSRLLSKAFQLAGEGPDPFQPVASALAGALSGLPPALLTFGEHFFWWGALGSILLFLPYFPRSKHIHLFMAPINLAFRKEVPGALTPLDFEKEEEKFGAEKLEDLSWKRLLDAYACIMCNRCQEACPAYATGKALSPAAILISERYELNEILPRFAQGEESPRPLMDFALNEEALWACTTCLACVEVCPVGNEPMLHILDVRRAKVLMEGSFPQELNNAFRGMERSGNPWGIGQDKRLDWAEGLNVPTVEEKPHPEVLYWVGCAPSYDPRAQKIARSMVEILNASGVDWAVLGRREKCTGDAARRAGNEYLFFQLATENVETLNEVAPKTIVTTCPHCFHTLKNEYKDFGGHYRVVHHTEFIAELLRKGKIRVEEETRKVVFHDPCYLGRHNGVYEAPREVLKGVGFALTEPPRSRERSFCCGAGGAQFWKEEEPGAMRVSENRYKELKGTGAEVIATGCPFCMAMMNVEVAQDEKPLEVLDIAELVARGLKA
- a CDS encoding divergent PAP2 family protein, with product MELLANAVFWTAVLANLTAQTLKLLLYYFLEGRFQWHRFLDTGGMPSTHSATVSALAVSVGLREGFDTSLFAVAAVFAFIVMYDAAGIRRAAGLHAQLLNQLMEELGQVIRLGPQRGPLKELLGHTYLEVAVGALIGGLVALGAYRLFPAA
- a CDS encoding bifunctional methylenetetrahydrofolate dehydrogenase/methenyltetrahydrofolate cyclohydrolase; its protein translation is MAAQVLSGHEAAEAVYEEIRARLRSLSFTPSLRVIRLGEDPASVAYVRLKDKRARALGYRSQVEVYPEDLPEEALLERIAALNADEEVDGILVQLPLPPHIRTQRVLEAIHPLKDVDGFHPLNVGRLWSGGKGLFPCTPLGVVRLLKHYGVDLRGKEVVVVGRSNIVGKPLAGLLLREDATVTLAHSKTQDLPEVTRRAQVLVVAVGRPHLVRKEWVREGAIVVDVGVNRVEGRLLGDVHPEVAEVAFALTPVPGGVGPMTVAMLMGNTLEAALLRRHGASG
- the nusB gene encoding transcription antitermination factor NusB, translating into MRRRARELAMRALFAHTVGGMGLEEAFQHALEEMGGEEEGYAEPLDQEGVAFARRLLSGYKAHQEEVDRVLEETVEGWDFRQMAKTDLAVLRLAVYEMLYEPTPFEPLIEVAVKIANRYGGEHSGSFVNGVLARVYRRVAAGELKTVAKEA